In the Rubrivivax gelatinosus IL144 genome, GGTCCTGGCGGAACGTGCCTTCGCGCACCATCGCCTCCAGATCGCGGTTGGTGGCGGCGACGATGCGCACGTCCACCTTCACCGGCTTGCTGCCGCCGACGCGCTCGAACTCGCGCTCCTGCAGCACGCGCAGCAGCTTGACCTGCAGCGCCGGCGTGATCTCGCCGATCTCGTCGAGGAACAGCGTGCCGTGCTCGGCCATCTCGAAGCGGCCGCGGCGCTGCGTGGTGGCGCCGGTGAAAGCGCCTTTCTCGTTGCCGAAGAACTCGGTCTCCAGCAGCGTCTCCGGGATCGCGGCGCAGTTCACCTTGACGAAGGGCCCGGCGGCGCGCGGCGACCAGTAGTGGATGGCCGCGGCCACCAGCTCCTTGCCGGTGCCGCTCTCGCCGTGCACCAGCACCGTGGCGTGGCTGCGCGCCACCTTGGCCACCGTCTGCTTGAGCCGGATCATCTGCGGGCAGTCGGTGAGGATGGCCTCGGAGCCGATGCGCTCGGACAGCTCGCGGCGCAGCGAGGCGTTCTCCTCGCGCATCGAGCGGATCTCCAGCACGCGGCGCACCAGCACGCGGATCTCGTCGAGGTCGAAGGGCTTGATGACGTAGTCGAAGGCGCCGTCCTTGATCGCGCGCACCGCGGTGCCGACCTCGGCGAAGGCGGTCATCAGGATCACCGAGGCGCGGCGGTCGGCGGCGCGGATCGCCGACAGCGCCTCCAGCCCGCTCATGCGCGGCATGCGGATGTCCATCAGCACGACGTCGGGGCGCTCGCGCTGGTAGGCCTCGACGGCCTCGGCGCCGTCGTTGGCGGTGACGACGCGCAGGCCCTCCTTGCCGAGCACCGCCGACAGCATGCGGCGGATCGCCTCGTCGTCGTCGCAGACGATGGCGGTGGGGACGTTGGGGGTCATCGTGGGTCCTCGCTCGGGGGTTCGGGCTGCAGCCGCACCGGCAGCCGCATCTCCACCGTCGTGCCGGCGCCGGTGCGGCTCTGCACGCTGATCGTGCCGCCGTGGGCGTCGACGATGCGGTGCACCATCGCCAGGCCCAGGCCGGTGCCCGAGGCCTTGGTGGAGAAGAAGGGGTCGAAGACCTTGGACAGGTTCTCCGGGGCGATGCCGACGCCGTTGTCGCGCACGCGCACGGCCACCTGGTCGGCGTCGGCGGCGGCCAGTTCGATGTCGACGCGCCCGCCGCCGGGCAGCGCCTGGATGGCGTTGATGACGAGGTTGAGGATCGCCTGCTTCAGCGCCTCGCGGTCGCCGTCGATCGCCGGCAGGCCGGGCTCGATCTCCACGCTGACCTGGGCGTCGGAGCGCCCGCGCGCCAGGAAGGCGGTCTCCTTGACCAGCTCGCCCAGGTCGATGGCGTCGATCTGCGGCGGCCGCGGCCGGCCGAAGGCGAGCAGCTCGCCGACGATGTGGTTCAGGCTGTCGACCTCGCGGATGATCAGCGGGCCGTAGTGGCGCCATTCCTCGACCGACTCGCACTCCTGCAGGTACTGCAGGAAGCCGCGGATCGAGGTCAGCGGGTTGCGGATCTCGTGGGCGATGCCGGCGGTCAGCTCGCCCAGCGCGGCCAGGCGGTCGGCGCGCATCACCTGCACCATCAGCCGGTCGCGTTCGCTGACGTCCTTCAAGACGACGACGGCGCCGATCGGCCGGCCGTCGCCGTCGCGCAGCACGGTCGACGAGGCGTCGACCCTGAAGGTGTGCTCGCCGCGCCGCAGCTCGACCGAGATGCCCAGCTGAGGCCGGCCGCTGTCCAGCGTCTCCAGCAGC is a window encoding:
- the atoC gene encoding acetoacetate metabolism transcriptional regulator AtoC encodes the protein MTPNVPTAIVCDDDEAIRRMLSAVLGKEGLRVVTANDGAEAVEAYQRERPDVVLMDIRMPRMSGLEALSAIRAADRRASVILMTAFAEVGTAVRAIKDGAFDYVIKPFDLDEIRVLVRRVLEIRSMREENASLRRELSERIGSEAILTDCPQMIRLKQTVAKVARSHATVLVHGESGTGKELVAAAIHYWSPRAAGPFVKVNCAAIPETLLETEFFGNEKGAFTGATTQRRGRFEMAEHGTLFLDEIGEITPALQVKLLRVLQEREFERVGGSKPVKVDVRIVAATNRDLEAMVREGTFRQDLFFRLNVVSLRTIPLRERPEDVILLAHHFLDRFCAENDVELRGFDPATLKCLAAYHWPGNVRELANAVERAVVMTTSSQIMPEDLPESLQCGPEDGCGLERDEPAARDEGDRPLREQVGEFEAEAIRRALARHQGNRARTAAGLGISRRALLYKLQEYGIS